One Helianthus annuus cultivar XRQ/B chromosome 7, HanXRQr2.0-SUNRISE, whole genome shotgun sequence genomic region harbors:
- the LOC110927125 gene encoding pentatricopeptide repeat-containing protein At3g02650, mitochondrial gives MWRSRLLRFRSSHTRSSQLHSKVHTFQTLTPTQHFRSIPLFPQSNVFRFFSSTSTDSITDVEDSNNAVIPDKNHTFNIGEIWNQGVDEVKNVFETEAFDSENPNPVELNHEVDVEELDRVITLLKSEFNGSIESSLDEMNLNLSEEFVVRVLVSENVSGERLIDFFKWAAAGGSSSSNEQVFSVTTRSLDVLVRAVSAEMKKKVAYKLWDLVKEIGEKGDGVVSTEVLNALISLFSRLGKGMAGYEVFDTFGDFSCVTNADSYYFTIQALCRRSIFDRVGLVCERMVSEGKLPEAAKVGDVIYYLCKGGMVKEARSVYLSAKETQQYPPQPSVNFLISSLCDRKKNDADSVHFALKMLDDIETKKYAIKQFSCVIQALCRVNDIEAAKALLSRMIDNGPPPGNAIFNTIINALSKSGDMTEAINVMRMMENRGLKPDVFAYSVIMSGYAKGGEMEEASKMLTEAKKNHCKLTPVIYHTIIRGYCKLEQFGKAVKLLEEMEEYGVRPNTDEYNKLIQSLCLKAADWVMAEKLMEEMTKKGLHLNGITKSLIRAVKELEEEGKGAKEATVAA, from the coding sequence ATGTGGCGATCAAGATTATTAAGATTCCGATCATCCCACACAAGATCCTCTCAATTGCACTCTAAGGTACACACTTTTCAAACCCTAACACCTACACAACATTTCAGATCCATACCCTTATTCCCACAATCAAACGTCTTTAGATTCTTTAGTTCCACCTCCACAGACTCAATTACAGATGTAGAAGATAGTAATAATGCTGTAATTCCTGATAAAAATCATACCTTTAATATTGGGGAAATCTGGAATCAAGGTGTTGATGAGGTTAAAAATGTGTTCGAAACCGAAGCCTTCGATTCGGAGAATCCGAATCCGGTGGAGTTAAATCATGAGGTTGATGTAGAAGAATTAGATAGAGTGATAACGCTTTTGAAGAGTGAGTTTAATGGGTCGATAGAGTCGAGTCTTGATGAAATGAATTTGAATTTGAGTGAAGAGTTTGTGGTGAGAGTGTTGGTAAGTGAAAATGTTTCGGGGGAGCGTTTGATTGATTTCTTTAAGTGGGCTGCTGCTGGaggtagtagtagtagtaatgaACAAGTGTTTTCGGTTACGACGAGGTCGCTTGATGTGCTTGTGAGAGCGGTTTCTGCGGAGATGAAAAAGAAGGTTGCGTATAAGTTGTGGGATTTGGTTAAGGAGATTGGCGAAAAGGGTGATGGTGTTGTGAGTACTGAGGTGCTTAATGCGTTGATATCGTTGTTTTCGAGGTTAGGTAAAGGGATGGCTGGGTACGAGGTGTTTGACACGTTTGGAGACTTTTCTTGTGTGACGAATGCGGATTCGTATTATTTTACTATTCAAGCTCTTTGTAGGCGATCGATTTTCGATCGTGTTGGTTTGGTTTGTGAGAGGATGGTTAGTGAAGGTAAGTTACCCGAAGCAGCAAAAGTCggtgatgttatatattatttatgcAAAGGTGGGATGGTGAAAGAAGCTCGTTCCGTTTATCTATCAGCAAAAGAGACGCAACAATACCCGCCGCAGCCGTCTGTTAACTTTTTAATCAGTTCTCTTTGTGACCGGAAGAAGAACGACGCTGATTCAGTTCACTTTGCGTTGAAGATGTTGGACGATATAGAAACTAAGAAATACGCAATCAAGCAGTTTTCTTGTGTCATCCAAGCGTTGTGCAGAGTTAACGATATCGAAGCGGCAAAAGCTTTGTTGTCCCGAATGATTGATAATGGTCCTCCGCCTGGAAATGCGATCTTTAACACCATTATCAACGCGCTTTCGAAGTCGGGAGATATGACCGAAGCTATAAACGTAATGAGGATGATGGAAAACAGGGGACTCAAGCCGGACGTGTTCGCTTACAGTGTGATTATGAGCGGGTACGCAAAGGGTGGTGAAATGGAAGAAGCTTCCAAAATGTTAACCGAGGCTAAAAAGAATCACTGCAAGCTGACACCTGTCATTTACCATACGATTATTCGCGGGTATTGTAAACTTGAGCAATTCGGAAAGGCGGTGAAGTTATTGGAGGAAATGGAAGAGTATGGGGTTCGGCCGAATACTGACGAGTATAATAAATTGATTCAATCTCTTTGTTTGAAAGCGGCTGATTGGGTAATGGCGGAGAAGTTAATGGAGGAAATGACGAAAAAGGGTTTGCATCTGAACGGGATTACAAAATCGCTTATAAGAGCGGTTAAGGAGTTGGAGGAAGAGGGAAAAGGGGCCAAAGAAGCGACTGTTGCAGCGTAA